In the Acidobacteriota bacterium genome, CTAACGGCCCACTCTTCTGCGACGACCAAGAGGTTAGCACGCCCGGGGGCGGTTGTGAAGACGGATTTTCGTCCCTGTCCGGCCCCCTACTTGGTGGGGTAGGGGGGCGGGGGGGCGATCTTCACCGGCCTGTCCTTCATCTCCTTGAGGATCACCTCGATCGCCTTTTCCAGCTGCTCGTCGACGCCGGCGTACTCCCTGGCCGGGTCGTTGTCGACGACGATGTCGGGGTCGACCCCGTGCCCCTCCATCACCCACTCTTTCCCTTCCAGGTCGTAGCGGGAGAACTCGGGGCGGTTGAGGTAGCCGCCGTCGACCAGCGGCAGGGTGCCGCGCACGCCGACGACGCCCCCCCAGGAGCGCTTGCCGACGAGCTTGCCGAGCCGGTAGTGGCGGAAGCGGTAGGCGAAGATGTCGCCGTCGGAGGCGGAGAACTCGTCGAGCAGCGCCACCTTCGGCCCGGGGATCATCC is a window encoding:
- a CDS encoding protease translates to MIPGPKVALLDEFSASDGDIFAYRFRHYRLGKLVGKRSWGGVVGVRGTLPLVDGGYLNRPEFSRYDLEGKEWVMEGHGVDPDIVVDNDPAREYAGVDEQLEKAIEVILKEMKDRPVKIAPPPPYPTK